A single Arthrobacter sp. ERGS1:01 DNA region contains:
- a CDS encoding M20 family metallopeptidase: MLQDIRILIETESPSADLNAVAHSADKVLSLGERVLGVKGERIVIDGCTHLRWRLGEGERRVLILGHHDTVWPHGTLARHPYAQEGGVLLGPGNFDMKVGVVMSFYAVASLDPGSSVTILVTGDEEIGSHTSRELIESAAAECAAVFVLEASADGGALKVARKGMSDYRVSVSGRAAHAGLEPEKGINAAVEMSHQVLRIAALASEVTGTSVVPTVLSAGTTTNTVPATADITVDVRAWTQEEQDRVDIEMRSLTPVLPGAILSVAGGLNRPPMEATMSSSLFESARAIAQNLGFGELGGAKVGGGSDGNFTAGLGIPTLDGLGAVGGGAHADDEHSVVDEIPRRTALVAGLIEHTLLPVKDANVEPKTRVIGR; the protein is encoded by the coding sequence ATGCTCCAAGACATTCGTATCCTCATTGAAACGGAGTCGCCGTCCGCTGATCTGAACGCCGTCGCCCATAGCGCAGACAAAGTGTTGTCCCTCGGTGAACGTGTCCTGGGTGTTAAAGGGGAACGAATTGTCATAGATGGCTGCACACACCTTAGATGGAGGCTGGGTGAGGGGGAGCGCCGGGTCCTGATCCTCGGACATCACGACACCGTCTGGCCACACGGAACGTTGGCAAGGCACCCCTACGCCCAGGAGGGGGGCGTTCTCCTTGGCCCAGGAAACTTCGACATGAAAGTTGGAGTTGTCATGTCCTTCTATGCCGTGGCATCCCTGGATCCGGGATCCTCAGTGACGATCCTGGTAACCGGCGACGAAGAAATTGGTTCACATACTTCGAGGGAGCTGATTGAGTCCGCCGCGGCCGAATGCGCCGCCGTCTTTGTACTTGAGGCTTCGGCCGATGGTGGCGCCCTCAAAGTCGCTCGCAAGGGAATGTCTGATTATCGCGTGAGCGTCTCGGGTAGGGCTGCCCACGCCGGGCTCGAACCGGAGAAAGGAATCAACGCGGCCGTCGAGATGTCCCATCAGGTACTGCGAATTGCGGCTCTGGCTTCGGAAGTAACAGGGACGAGCGTAGTCCCCACAGTGCTCTCGGCGGGGACCACGACGAACACCGTACCTGCAACCGCAGACATAACGGTGGACGTCCGGGCATGGACTCAGGAAGAGCAAGACAGAGTGGACATCGAAATGCGGTCCTTGACCCCCGTCTTGCCCGGGGCAATTCTTAGTGTCGCCGGCGGGTTAAACCGCCCCCCAATGGAAGCCACCATGTCGTCCTCGCTATTCGAGAGTGCCCGCGCTATCGCTCAAAACCTTGGATTTGGAGAGCTCGGGGGGGCGAAAGTGGGAGGCGGCTCGGACGGTAACTTTACCGCCGGACTCGGAATCCCCACTCTCGACGGGCTCGGCGCAGTGGGTGGCGGAGCCCATGCAGACGACGAGCACTCAGTTGTAGATGAAATTCCACGGAGAACTGCCCTCGTGGCAGGCCTGATCGAGCACACTCTTTTGCCGGTCAAAGACGCCAACGTTGAGCCAAAAACTCGTGTGATTGGACGGTGA